In Bythopirellula goksoeyrii, a single window of DNA contains:
- a CDS encoding choice-of-anchor I family protein, producing the protein MITLSKVCFIAVCATQFLLPKSQASDLVAELGWRYAAPSESCEIAAHCSETHKLFVTTGVGIDVVDVSTGQQTGSIEHPAGYHPTSVTCSGGMLAVAWAADDKHEKGIITIYDSNQLVELATSSAGFLPDMVTFTPDGKSLLVANEGEPNDDYSFDPEGSVTIITPGDDWQDASAREVRFTKFDSQKKQLIADGVRVFGPNQGNDDGIASVAQDLEPEYIAVSADSKKAWITLQENNAIAELDIEHAEITTIYPLGLKDFRVRGNNSVTRLVSASAGTGLDVSDQDGGVRIRHWPVAGLFQPDGIATFEHKDESYLVTANEGDPRYYANFCEPILIGSIADNGILVDRNNPARHLTNHPDLARLEISRSAGDLDGDGDLDEFVCFGTRSFSIWRRTPDELELVFDSGNGFEQTVAREAPHLFNVDSYLPSVPDNRSTTRGPEPENVTLISLDRRHIAAISLERTGGVMFYDVSNPRSPSFLGYLQPNAEPELRDRAPEGLLFIPASQNPLHKPLLVVCNEGSGTMTAHTLSLNVAE; encoded by the coding sequence GTGATAACTTTAAGTAAAGTTTGCTTTATTGCAGTTTGCGCTACGCAATTCCTACTACCTAAATCACAGGCAAGTGATCTCGTCGCTGAACTCGGCTGGCGATACGCAGCCCCTAGTGAATCTTGCGAGATTGCTGCGCATTGCTCGGAGACTCACAAGCTATTCGTAACTACAGGAGTCGGGATCGATGTGGTCGATGTCTCCACGGGACAGCAAACAGGTAGCATAGAGCATCCTGCTGGGTATCACCCGACCAGTGTTACTTGTTCAGGGGGAATGCTGGCTGTTGCTTGGGCTGCGGATGATAAGCACGAAAAAGGGATCATCACGATCTACGATTCGAATCAATTGGTCGAATTGGCAACTTCTTCAGCAGGCTTTCTACCTGACATGGTCACTTTCACACCAGATGGCAAGAGTTTATTAGTCGCCAACGAAGGGGAGCCGAATGACGACTACTCCTTTGATCCCGAAGGTTCAGTCACAATCATCACTCCTGGTGATGATTGGCAAGATGCCTCCGCGCGAGAAGTCCGCTTCACAAAGTTCGATTCGCAGAAAAAGCAACTGATCGCTGATGGAGTTCGTGTCTTTGGCCCCAATCAGGGCAACGACGATGGAATCGCAAGTGTCGCCCAGGACCTAGAACCAGAATACATTGCCGTCAGTGCCGACTCCAAGAAAGCTTGGATTACGCTGCAAGAGAATAATGCAATCGCAGAATTGGACATCGAACATGCTGAGATCACTACGATCTATCCACTAGGACTGAAGGATTTTCGAGTACGAGGTAATAATTCAGTAACAAGACTCGTTTCTGCCTCAGCGGGTACAGGGCTCGATGTAAGTGACCAGGACGGTGGAGTCCGAATTCGACACTGGCCTGTAGCTGGATTATTTCAGCCTGACGGCATTGCGACTTTTGAGCACAAAGATGAATCCTATCTCGTAACGGCCAACGAGGGCGATCCACGTTACTATGCCAATTTTTGCGAACCGATTCTAATCGGCTCAATCGCAGATAATGGTATACTCGTGGATCGCAACAACCCTGCACGTCATTTGACGAACCATCCCGATCTGGCTCGGTTAGAGATTTCTCGATCGGCAGGGGATCTGGACGGCGACGGCGATCTTGACGAATTCGTCTGCTTTGGCACCAGGTCGTTTTCTATTTGGCGACGAACCCCTGATGAACTGGAACTCGTTTTCGACAGTGGCAACGGATTTGAGCAAACCGTCGCACGTGAGGCCCCCCATCTGTTCAATGTCGATAGCTATCTGCCTAGTGTTCCAGACAATCGCAGCACAACTCGTGGCCCTGAACCTGAAAACGTCACTCTCATTTCGCTCGATAGAAGACACATCGCTGCTATTAGCTTGGAACGAACAGGGGGCGTAATGTTTTATGATGTTTCCAACCCTCGTTCCCCAAGTTTTCTCGGCTACTTGCAACCAAATGCTGAGCCAGAACTTCGAGATCGTGCGCCAGAGGGGCTTCTCTTCATTCCTGCTTCGCAGAATCCACTCCACAAACCACTGTTAGTCGTCTGCAATGAAGGGAGTGGCACCATGACGGCTCACACTCTTTCGCTCAATGTAGCGGAATAA